A section of the Acidobacterium capsulatum ATCC 51196 genome encodes:
- a CDS encoding DUF6072 family protein, producing the protein MPQEFPEDPTKDKPLRAGLAFCGEYLVPGGSHLVQGDLKGAAVHGVLGLTAGMLFGFPARLLFSSNSLRTALRRPATGPTAQAAETPAAAAQTAETVPQPSPRRAPRKSSTRQAPAKTQAKASAAKPTPAAVKKPAGSRSRKSTS; encoded by the coding sequence ATGCCTCAAGAATTTCCTGAAGACCCCACAAAAGACAAGCCGCTGCGGGCCGGGCTTGCCTTTTGTGGAGAATATCTTGTTCCCGGCGGCAGCCACCTGGTTCAGGGAGACCTGAAGGGCGCGGCGGTCCACGGAGTGCTGGGCCTTACGGCCGGCATGCTTTTTGGATTTCCCGCGCGCCTGCTCTTCTCTTCCAACTCGTTGCGCACGGCCCTGCGCCGTCCTGCCACCGGGCCCACAGCCCAGGCGGCGGAGACTCCTGCGGCAGCCGCCCAGACGGCGGAAACCGTCCCCCAGCCATCCCCAAGGCGCGCGCCGCGCAAATCTTCCACGCGTCAGGCGCCCGCCAAGACCCAGGCCAAAGCCTCCGCTGCAAAACCAACGCCGGCGGCCGTTAAAAAACCAGCGGGCAGCCGTTCCCGAAAATCCACCTCATAA
- the sbnA gene encoding 2,3-diaminopropionate biosynthesis protein SbnA, translated as MRDTAFPLYSGILSTIGNTPLVPLKRLFSGISFELYAKLEMLNPSGSSKDRTALSLLREAWDAGRITAASTIVESSSGNLGIGIAQFCAYMGLRFICVVDSRTTPVNLKILEAYGVEISLVDVCDAPNGDLLRARIARVQRLCREIPDSFWPNQYANTANARAHHTTMREIYESLHGQVDYLFVATSTCGTLRGCAEFLRNAGASTKIIAVDAEGSVIFGGHPGRRLIPGHGASRVPELYQPGLESAHVKVSDLDCVTGCYQLLHREAIFAGGSSGGIVSAAARLKDEIPAGSTCVMILCDRGERYLDTIYSRQWVQESLGQGAVERPPAIISRASGNGVAAHESALPSKSKTGMLMLRGEEIIQLLEHREHEIIQSIRDAYITRESGGYSLPNCEYLRFPGNTVDRIIPKPAYLGGPFQAAGIKWVASFPGNLQVRLERASATLILNSVKTGFAEVMMEGSVISSYRTAASAALAADVLHAGKSTSTLGLIGCGPINFQVLRFLLYTRPEVRDILLYDSDPCRTSQFEACCRSLCDGRTVTRATRGQHVLEQASIVSIATNAVTPHIDNFAGRGNDLTLLHISLRDLTPQAIGQADNIVDDIDHVCSNDTSLDLAARSLGHRHFIRATLGEVLVGKQLPRSGVGPLVFSPFGLGILDIAIGCLVRDLAAAAHAGTAIEDFQPVPWAQRTY; from the coding sequence ATGAGAGATACGGCTTTCCCGCTCTACAGTGGAATTCTATCCACCATCGGAAACACGCCTCTGGTTCCGCTGAAACGCCTGTTTTCGGGCATTAGTTTCGAGCTTTACGCCAAGCTGGAGATGCTGAATCCAAGCGGCAGCAGTAAGGATCGCACTGCACTCTCGCTGCTGCGCGAAGCGTGGGATGCGGGGCGCATTACAGCCGCGAGCACAATTGTCGAATCGAGTTCGGGCAACCTCGGCATCGGCATCGCACAATTCTGCGCCTACATGGGTCTGCGTTTTATCTGCGTCGTGGACAGCCGCACCACTCCCGTAAATCTGAAGATACTTGAAGCGTATGGCGTGGAGATCAGTCTGGTGGACGTTTGTGACGCGCCAAATGGCGACCTGCTGCGTGCGCGCATTGCACGTGTCCAGCGACTCTGCAGAGAGATTCCCGATAGTTTCTGGCCGAACCAGTATGCCAATACGGCCAACGCGCGAGCGCACCACACCACCATGCGGGAAATTTACGAGAGCCTGCACGGCCAGGTGGATTATCTTTTCGTAGCCACCAGCACCTGCGGCACACTGCGCGGCTGTGCGGAGTTCCTGCGGAACGCCGGCGCCTCGACCAAAATTATTGCCGTCGATGCAGAGGGCAGTGTGATCTTTGGTGGGCATCCGGGACGCCGCCTTATTCCAGGGCACGGAGCCTCGCGCGTACCGGAGCTCTACCAGCCCGGCCTAGAGAGTGCTCATGTTAAAGTTTCCGATCTCGACTGCGTGACCGGCTGCTACCAGCTTCTTCACCGGGAGGCGATCTTCGCCGGCGGCTCATCCGGCGGCATAGTCTCCGCCGCTGCCCGGCTAAAGGATGAGATTCCGGCGGGCAGCACCTGTGTCATGATTCTTTGCGATCGTGGCGAGCGTTATCTCGATACGATCTACTCCCGCCAATGGGTGCAAGAGTCCCTGGGCCAGGGAGCGGTCGAGCGGCCACCGGCAATCATCTCCCGGGCGTCCGGCAATGGCGTGGCTGCTCACGAGTCTGCGCTCCCATCCAAGAGCAAGACTGGCATGCTGATGCTGCGCGGCGAGGAGATCATCCAACTACTGGAACATCGCGAGCACGAGATCATCCAAAGCATCCGGGATGCCTACATCACACGCGAAAGCGGAGGTTACAGCCTTCCCAACTGCGAATACTTGCGCTTTCCGGGCAATACCGTCGATCGCATTATCCCCAAGCCCGCCTATCTGGGAGGGCCGTTTCAAGCTGCCGGCATTAAGTGGGTTGCATCCTTCCCGGGAAATCTGCAGGTGCGGCTGGAACGCGCCTCCGCGACTCTGATCCTCAACTCTGTAAAGACCGGCTTTGCCGAAGTAATGATGGAAGGCTCGGTCATCAGTTCATACCGAACGGCTGCCAGCGCGGCCTTGGCCGCAGATGTGCTGCATGCAGGAAAAAGCACCAGCACGCTGGGATTGATAGGTTGTGGCCCGATCAACTTTCAAGTATTGCGCTTCCTGCTCTATACCCGTCCCGAAGTGAGGGATATTCTCCTTTACGACTCCGACCCGTGCCGGACCAGCCAGTTTGAGGCTTGCTGCCGCAGCTTGTGCGATGGCCGTACAGTCACTCGGGCGACACGTGGGCAGCATGTTCTGGAACAGGCGAGCATTGTCTCCATCGCAACGAACGCGGTCACGCCCCATATCGATAACTTTGCCGGCCGCGGAAACGATTTGACCTTGCTGCACATTTCTCTGCGCGATCTGACTCCGCAAGCAATCGGCCAGGCAGACAATATCGTCGATGACATCGACCATGTCTGCTCCAATGACACATCTCTGGACCTGGCGGCGCGTTCTCTCGGCCATCGCCACTTCATACGCGCCACGCTCGGGGAGGTCCTCGTGGGCAAGCAACTGCCCCGCAGCGGCGTGGGTCCACTGGTATTTAGCCCGTTCGGACTTGGAATCCTCGATATCGCCATTGGCTGTCTGGTGCGCGACCTGGCAGCCGCCGCTCACGCGGGCACCGCCATCGAAGACTTTCAACCTGTGCCCTGGGCACAACGCACCTATTAA
- a CDS encoding beta-ketoacyl synthase N-terminal-like domain-containing protein: MHAERTPDRTLYLYLEDGEQESVRLSYGQLYARALQIAAKLRTLTEAGDRALLMYPPGLEFISAWMGCLYAGVVAVPAYPPKKHRSSLQRLQSILKDCEPALTMLDSSTFQTLEKRSGGYSATLALEYLITDEEFATPSDGRPTPTITPEMLAMLQYTSGSTGTPKGVMIHHGNIMANMAALKAAGREDESAVYAGWLPLFHDMGLFGHIVHPMVLGATSILMAPAAFVQKPERWLRAITTYRGTAAAAPDSAYLLCARAVSEAAKKNLDLSSWKLAYNGAEPIRAETIERFTTAFASCGFNPKVMYPVYGLAEATLFVTANPAGEPVALKNLSVTNLDRGIASAPAPEAKTRTLVSCGRTWTEHEIRIVDPDTLQPCSTDHCGEIWITGPSIGAGYWNRAEESERTFRARIPGDDRSYMRTGDLGFFDGTDLVITGRRKDLIIVAGRNLYPQDIEATAEKSHPALVINASAAFSIDSDEGESVVIACEVRREALRNLDPAAVFQAIRQAVAEEHEIPLHAVLLLKTATISRTSSGKIQRSACKAAFLADEGLDVVGNWRNLSAQMDTASAPVDISAWLAKWISQRTGQPASSIDIHAPFSAFGLGSLDAVEMSGQLQQRLGRNVSPTIVYDFPSIHSLASHLEPDGLLPASAHPQRTPSHDTAIAVVGMGCRFPHAQNPYEFWKLLVEKQDDCDGREPASLQNVDKFDADFFGINAREAEAMDPQQRILLEVAWETLENACIAPSALAGTRTAVVVGISNAEYARLATGEEATGPYIATGNALSVAANRISHILDLRGPSWAVDTACSSSLFAVHQACGILLRDECDAALVGGANLILTSQLSEAFTRAGMLSPDRQCRTFDEAANGYARGEGVGMVLLKRLQDAVNAGDPILAVVHGSAANQDGRSHGLTAPNGPAQQAVVRAALAAAGTAPGEIGYIEAHGTGTPLGDPIEVNALAAVLKEGRTAENPCWIGSVKTNIGHLEAAAGIAAFLKTVLALHHRRIPAHRNYSKINPHIALDSSIFHIPTQTIEWPQASGRRRAGVSSFGFGGTNVHVVLGSAPPPVDAERPLHEGPFTFTISARTQQALRMLAGQYSAYIDAHPETRLDDLAFSIAHGRTLFEQQATVTVSTLEELRAAWSDVQQGASLHPLVSGREGATPSTGRKLALPTYPFERKSYWFQRQIATHPLLGRQTEHLAAAGTWTWHSAFDGQESAFLIGHRLMDAMVLPYSAYVEMALSAASQAVGEGAFTIARLHLHSPLILREREPRSVRTTLSRRSDTDLSFEVYSQTGTAASAWHLCASATVLKQGGPWQ, encoded by the coding sequence TTGCATGCTGAGCGGACTCCTGATCGCACGCTCTATCTCTATCTTGAAGATGGCGAGCAGGAGTCCGTACGCCTCAGCTATGGCCAACTCTACGCAAGGGCACTTCAAATCGCGGCAAAGCTCAGAACCCTGACCGAAGCTGGGGACCGGGCGCTGCTGATGTACCCCCCAGGTCTTGAGTTCATCAGCGCGTGGATGGGATGCCTTTATGCCGGTGTCGTTGCAGTGCCAGCCTATCCGCCGAAGAAACACCGTTCTTCACTGCAGCGCCTGCAGTCGATATTAAAGGACTGCGAGCCGGCGCTTACGATGTTGGATTCCAGTACCTTCCAGACCCTTGAAAAGCGGTCCGGCGGATACTCGGCCACGCTGGCGTTGGAGTATCTGATCACCGACGAAGAGTTTGCGACGCCCTCAGACGGAAGACCCACCCCTACGATTACCCCTGAAATGCTGGCGATGCTCCAGTACACGTCCGGTTCGACTGGGACGCCGAAGGGGGTCATGATTCACCATGGCAACATCATGGCCAACATGGCCGCGCTAAAGGCTGCCGGACGAGAAGATGAAAGCGCCGTTTATGCTGGATGGCTTCCCCTCTTTCACGATATGGGGCTGTTCGGCCACATCGTGCACCCGATGGTGCTGGGAGCGACGTCTATTCTGATGGCTCCCGCCGCCTTCGTACAGAAGCCGGAGCGCTGGCTTCGAGCGATTACCACTTATCGCGGTACGGCGGCAGCAGCACCGGATTCCGCCTATCTTCTCTGCGCCCGCGCCGTTTCCGAAGCCGCCAAGAAGAACCTCGATCTCAGCAGTTGGAAGCTCGCTTACAACGGAGCTGAACCTATCCGCGCCGAGACCATCGAACGATTCACCACCGCATTTGCCTCGTGCGGATTCAACCCGAAAGTCATGTATCCGGTCTATGGACTTGCCGAGGCGACACTCTTCGTCACAGCCAATCCCGCAGGAGAACCTGTTGCGCTCAAGAACCTGAGCGTAACCAATCTTGACCGAGGGATCGCCTCCGCACCTGCTCCCGAGGCGAAGACGCGCACGCTGGTCTCCTGTGGGCGCACATGGACAGAGCATGAGATACGCATCGTCGATCCGGATACGCTGCAACCCTGCAGTACCGATCACTGCGGCGAAATATGGATCACTGGGCCTTCAATTGGCGCTGGCTACTGGAATCGTGCGGAGGAATCGGAACGGACCTTCCGGGCTCGCATTCCTGGCGATGACCGGTCCTATATGCGCACAGGCGACCTCGGTTTTTTTGACGGAACTGATCTTGTGATCACTGGACGCCGCAAAGACCTCATCATTGTGGCGGGCCGCAACCTCTATCCTCAGGACATTGAGGCCACTGCAGAAAAGAGCCATCCCGCGCTCGTCATCAACGCCTCAGCGGCCTTTTCCATCGATTCCGACGAAGGAGAGTCCGTCGTTATTGCTTGCGAGGTGCGAAGGGAAGCACTCCGCAACCTGGACCCAGCAGCCGTATTCCAAGCGATTCGACAAGCCGTGGCGGAAGAGCATGAGATCCCGCTGCACGCGGTATTGCTGCTGAAGACCGCGACCATCTCCCGGACATCCAGCGGAAAGATTCAGCGCAGCGCCTGCAAAGCAGCTTTCCTGGCAGATGAGGGGCTTGACGTCGTGGGCAATTGGCGCAACCTCAGCGCGCAGATGGACACAGCTTCTGCCCCAGTAGACATTTCGGCATGGCTTGCAAAGTGGATCTCGCAGCGCACCGGGCAGCCCGCCTCCAGCATCGATATTCACGCTCCGTTCAGCGCATTCGGCCTGGGCTCGCTCGATGCCGTTGAGATGTCTGGCCAACTGCAGCAGAGACTCGGACGCAACGTCTCGCCCACAATCGTTTATGACTTCCCCAGCATTCATTCTCTGGCCAGCCACCTTGAGCCAGACGGCTTGCTACCGGCATCTGCGCACCCGCAGCGGACCCCGTCGCACGACACAGCCATCGCCGTTGTCGGTATGGGATGCCGCTTTCCTCATGCACAAAACCCCTACGAGTTCTGGAAGCTGCTGGTGGAGAAACAGGATGACTGTGACGGAAGAGAGCCAGCGAGTCTGCAGAATGTAGACAAGTTTGACGCGGATTTTTTTGGAATCAATGCTCGCGAAGCCGAAGCCATGGACCCGCAGCAGCGGATTCTGCTGGAAGTGGCATGGGAGACACTGGAGAATGCCTGCATCGCGCCCTCTGCCCTGGCAGGAACACGCACCGCAGTCGTCGTGGGCATCAGTAACGCCGAGTATGCCCGCCTGGCTACCGGCGAGGAGGCGACCGGCCCCTACATCGCCACGGGAAATGCTTTGAGTGTCGCGGCCAACCGGATATCTCATATTCTTGATCTTCGTGGACCAAGCTGGGCCGTGGATACGGCCTGTTCCTCGTCCTTGTTCGCAGTGCATCAGGCTTGCGGCATCCTTCTCCGGGATGAGTGCGATGCGGCACTTGTGGGAGGAGCCAACCTGATTCTCACTTCCCAACTCAGCGAGGCGTTCACTCGCGCTGGCATGCTCTCGCCCGACCGCCAGTGCCGCACTTTCGATGAGGCCGCCAACGGATATGCACGTGGCGAAGGCGTTGGCATGGTCCTGCTCAAACGCCTGCAGGATGCCGTGAATGCGGGCGATCCCATCCTGGCCGTCGTTCATGGCTCGGCGGCGAATCAGGATGGCCGCAGTCATGGCCTCACCGCTCCCAACGGCCCTGCACAACAGGCAGTGGTCCGCGCGGCGCTTGCTGCGGCGGGAACCGCACCCGGCGAGATCGGTTACATCGAAGCTCACGGAACGGGAACGCCACTGGGCGACCCAATTGAGGTAAACGCCCTCGCAGCTGTTCTCAAGGAGGGCCGTACGGCGGAGAACCCCTGCTGGATCGGTTCGGTGAAGACCAATATCGGCCACCTGGAAGCGGCTGCCGGCATCGCTGCCTTCCTCAAAACCGTACTGGCGCTGCATCATCGCCGTATCCCAGCCCACCGGAACTACAGTAAAATCAACCCTCATATCGCTCTCGACAGCTCGATCTTCCACATTCCCACTCAAACGATCGAGTGGCCGCAGGCAAGCGGCCGGCGGCGCGCAGGGGTCAGTTCCTTCGGATTTGGCGGGACCAATGTTCATGTTGTGCTTGGCTCCGCACCGCCGCCCGTCGATGCAGAGCGACCGCTGCACGAAGGACCTTTCACCTTCACTATTTCTGCCAGAACACAGCAGGCCCTTCGGATGCTTGCCGGGCAATACTCCGCTTACATCGACGCCCATCCAGAGACGCGCCTGGACGACTTGGCCTTCTCGATAGCGCATGGACGAACACTCTTTGAGCAGCAGGCGACGGTAACGGTTTCAACCCTGGAGGAGCTTCGCGCTGCATGGTCCGACGTGCAACAGGGAGCCTCACTCCACCCACTCGTTTCCGGGCGGGAAGGGGCCACCCCATCCACCGGACGCAAGCTTGCGTTGCCGACCTATCCCTTTGAAAGAAAGTCTTACTGGTTCCAAAGGCAAATTGCCACGCATCCATTGCTCGGCCGGCAAACGGAGCATCTGGCCGCCGCAGGCACCTGGACCTGGCACTCCGCATTCGACGGGCAGGAATCCGCATTCCTGATTGGACACAGACTGATGGACGCAATGGTCCTGCCCTACTCCGCCTATGTAGAGATGGCCCTCAGTGCGGCTTCGCAGGCTGTGGGTGAGGGAGCGTTCACCATTGCCCGCTTGCACCTCCATAGCCCTCTGATCCTGCGCGAGCGAGAACCACGGAGTGTGCGCACCACTCTCAGCCGGCGATCGGATACGGACCTGAGCTTTGAAGTCTACAGCCAAACGGGCACGGCTGCCTCGGCCTGGCATCTATGCGCAAGCGCCACCGTTCTGAAGCAGGGAGGGCCATGGCAATGA
- a CDS encoding type I polyketide synthase has protein sequence MKFSLMFFASSEEALSSNKYRLVMESARFADQNGFHGIWLPERHFTDFGSLYPNPAVLHAALATSTHHVRLMAGSVVVPLHHPIRIAEEWSVVDNLSRGRVGISFAPGWNPGDFALAPEKYDNRVEEMLSGIRTVQRLWRGESIDAIDGKGEPVRIKTYPTPQQPELPTWLTAAGNPKTFAKAGEIGANLLTHLLDQDEEQLAVKIALYREARANSGHDPSTGIVTVMLHTFVGENQDLVREQARAPFCNYISSNIGLLNGLAQSRGHQVDVRSMPAQELDAFVQFLYERFAESRGLIGTPESCVGLVERLQDAGVNEIACLLDFGPPVDLLLQNLTHLQRLKTLYLSGTTWEESSRFDLAVIQARCHEEISASNFQQMLESMGLHIAGEFDAIERIWRCPGEALGRILAPETMPSAGFHIHPAFLDACSRVLAAAMETDSSAANALYLPAGLELFRIHADISSLQQVWSHAILRSAKEGIEGDIRVYDLSGGLVLEIEGFRLHRMETEAKTVDFAPLLYRRSWIEAAAPDSLPADRTGTWLVLAHHSDLADGLSSFLQGVGDTCKIIQPEEGQLHLTGPSFAWRGVICLLPDINTALTAAQALTGTNIPLWLVTQGAMPLPDSAPCSMKDAAVWGVGRALAVEQPANLGGLIDLDPAGSSGYDLGQVLRSNGGEDMIALRGGTRYVARITRDDSIPAKPAKRLRFRKDATYLVTGGAGGLGQQVIQWLQSKGAENIAVLSRRMEASLRDGITTFRCDVTQHNEVAAVLDQIRQSMPPLRGVFHLAGMLDDARLADLNMDRLQLAGAAKSGGAWNLHELLADTDLDHFVLFSSMASLVTMPGQGSYAAANASLDALAHTRRAVGKTALSINWGPWSGAGHASTAYGKRAHEALAALGIAPLAPELALAALNFLMERDVTQAGVAQVDWQRLFKNDPQAAKSPLLSNFLPARQQKAATETALVQELGTCAPGTRATLLIDHLTVILVDILRLPRDLPVDSTQSFFHLGLDSILALEFTARISAGIGRPLPATTFFTHSTLDALAAHILNSLALPDKEAEKMSEDELAELIAQEIDRL, from the coding sequence ATGAAGTTCAGTCTCATGTTTTTTGCCAGCAGCGAAGAGGCGCTCTCCAGCAACAAGTATCGCCTCGTGATGGAGAGCGCCCGCTTCGCTGACCAGAACGGCTTCCACGGCATCTGGCTGCCGGAGCGGCACTTTACGGACTTCGGCTCCTTGTATCCCAATCCCGCAGTCCTGCACGCGGCACTGGCGACCTCTACCCATCATGTGCGGTTGATGGCGGGCAGCGTTGTCGTACCACTGCATCATCCCATCCGCATCGCCGAAGAGTGGTCGGTTGTTGACAATCTTTCCCGCGGCCGCGTGGGCATCTCCTTTGCCCCCGGATGGAATCCCGGCGACTTCGCGCTCGCTCCGGAGAAGTATGACAACCGTGTCGAAGAGATGCTCTCCGGCATACGCACGGTGCAGCGCCTGTGGCGCGGGGAGAGCATCGATGCAATCGACGGAAAGGGCGAGCCGGTCCGGATCAAAACCTACCCGACGCCGCAGCAACCAGAGCTGCCGACGTGGCTGACAGCTGCGGGCAATCCAAAAACATTTGCGAAGGCGGGAGAGATCGGCGCAAACCTGCTGACGCATCTTCTTGACCAGGACGAGGAACAGCTTGCCGTCAAGATCGCCCTCTACCGCGAGGCGCGCGCCAACAGCGGCCATGACCCGTCCACCGGCATCGTGACCGTCATGCTCCACACCTTTGTCGGGGAGAATCAGGACCTGGTGCGCGAACAGGCGCGCGCTCCGTTCTGCAACTACATCTCCAGCAACATCGGACTCCTGAATGGCCTTGCGCAGAGCCGCGGGCACCAGGTCGATGTGCGCTCCATGCCGGCGCAAGAACTTGATGCCTTTGTGCAGTTTCTCTACGAGCGCTTCGCGGAGTCGCGCGGCCTCATCGGCACCCCCGAAAGCTGCGTTGGCCTGGTGGAACGGTTACAGGACGCCGGGGTTAATGAGATTGCCTGCCTGCTCGACTTCGGACCTCCTGTCGATCTGCTGCTCCAAAACCTCACGCACCTACAGCGCCTGAAGACTCTTTATCTCTCCGGGACTACTTGGGAAGAAAGCTCCCGCTTCGATCTGGCAGTCATTCAGGCGCGATGCCACGAAGAGATCTCGGCCTCCAACTTCCAGCAGATGCTCGAGTCGATGGGACTCCATATTGCGGGAGAGTTCGACGCCATAGAAAGAATCTGGCGCTGCCCGGGCGAAGCGCTAGGGCGCATCTTGGCACCGGAAACCATGCCCTCGGCCGGCTTCCATATCCATCCGGCATTTCTGGACGCGTGCAGCCGCGTGCTGGCAGCGGCCATGGAGACGGACAGCTCTGCAGCGAATGCACTATATCTCCCCGCCGGCCTTGAACTCTTCCGCATTCACGCAGATATTTCGTCCCTCCAGCAGGTCTGGAGCCATGCGATCCTCCGTTCCGCCAAGGAAGGCATCGAAGGGGATATCCGTGTTTACGATCTCTCGGGCGGCCTTGTCCTTGAGATTGAGGGCTTCCGGCTGCATCGCATGGAGACGGAAGCAAAGACGGTCGATTTTGCTCCTTTGCTCTATCGCCGCAGTTGGATCGAGGCTGCCGCCCCGGACTCGCTCCCCGCAGACCGAACCGGTACATGGCTTGTCCTCGCCCATCATAGCGATCTCGCCGATGGGCTCTCCTCTTTTCTGCAGGGCGTGGGGGATACCTGCAAGATCATCCAGCCGGAAGAAGGCCAGCTCCACCTGACAGGCCCTAGTTTTGCGTGGAGGGGAGTGATCTGTCTTCTTCCCGATATCAACACGGCACTCACGGCAGCTCAGGCCCTGACCGGCACCAATATTCCTCTCTGGTTAGTGACACAGGGCGCGATGCCGCTGCCCGACAGCGCTCCTTGCTCCATGAAGGACGCAGCGGTCTGGGGAGTGGGGCGGGCACTCGCCGTCGAACAGCCGGCAAACCTGGGCGGGCTCATCGACCTCGACCCCGCAGGCTCCAGCGGTTACGATCTCGGCCAAGTCCTCCGTTCGAACGGGGGCGAAGACATGATCGCACTCCGCGGCGGAACGCGGTATGTTGCACGGATCACGCGCGACGACTCGATCCCTGCCAAGCCCGCGAAGCGGCTTCGCTTCAGAAAGGATGCCACCTACCTGGTTACGGGGGGGGCGGGCGGACTGGGGCAGCAGGTCATTCAGTGGCTGCAGTCCAAGGGCGCCGAAAATATCGCCGTACTCAGCCGCAGAATGGAAGCTTCCCTGCGCGACGGCATCACAACCTTCCGATGCGATGTCACCCAGCATAACGAAGTGGCCGCCGTGCTGGATCAAATTCGGCAGTCCATGCCTCCCTTGCGGGGAGTCTTTCACCTGGCAGGCATGTTGGACGACGCCCGTCTGGCGGACCTGAATATGGATCGCCTCCAGCTCGCGGGAGCTGCTAAAAGCGGCGGGGCATGGAATCTGCACGAGCTTCTCGCGGACACCGATCTCGATCACTTCGTACTGTTCTCCTCAATGGCTTCGCTGGTCACCATGCCGGGCCAAGGCAGCTATGCCGCAGCAAATGCATCGCTTGATGCGCTGGCGCACACACGTCGCGCAGTGGGCAAAACCGCGCTCAGCATCAACTGGGGCCCATGGTCTGGCGCGGGCCATGCATCCACTGCCTACGGAAAACGGGCGCATGAGGCGCTGGCCGCGCTCGGCATCGCTCCCCTTGCCCCGGAGCTGGCCCTGGCCGCGCTCAACTTCCTGATGGAACGCGACGTGACCCAGGCCGGCGTTGCGCAAGTGGACTGGCAGCGGTTATTCAAAAATGATCCCCAGGCCGCAAAGTCTCCCCTACTCTCGAACTTCTTGCCCGCCAGACAGCAAAAAGCAGCGACAGAGACAGCCCTCGTGCAGGAGCTTGGCACTTGCGCGCCCGGCACTCGCGCAACATTGCTGATCGATCACCTGACCGTGATTCTTGTCGATATACTGCGCCTTCCGCGCGATCTGCCAGTCGATTCCACGCAGTCGTTCTTCCATCTGGGTCTCGATTCGATCCTCGCACTTGAATTCACCGCCCGTATCTCAGCCGGGATTGGCAGACCGTTACCGGCGACCACGTTCTTCACTCACTCCACGCTAGACGCTCTGGCTGCCCATATCCTCAATTCCCTGGCACTCCCGGACAAGGAGGCAGAGAAGATGAGCGAAGACGAGTTGGCGGAACTGATTGCCCAGGAGATCGACCGGCTATGA